One genomic window of Glycine max cultivar Williams 82 chromosome 16, Glycine_max_v4.0, whole genome shotgun sequence includes the following:
- the LOC100816013 gene encoding galactan beta-1,4-galactosyltransferase GALS3: MAMANKEREKKFFFVGSLVNYAAELKLLLATLFLLCGVATLLQFLPSRFTISSSDLRFCISRVSLTPPPPSTPPPPFTSLSTPPTPLSSTQKHLPNGTIKRVFNPHGSAAYNFITMGAYRGGLNTFAIVGLSSKPLHVYGKPTYVCEWIPDLPSLQNSSKPIITKGLKYLPDWGYGHVYTVVVVNCTFNGTAVNGDNTGGKLVLHASTSGAGDTGFNVTDRIEVLHEAPGALNASLFMSKPKYDYFYCGSSLYGNLNPQRVREWIAYHVRFFGPKSHFVIHDAGGVHEEVLEVLKPWMELGFVTLQDIRDQERFDGYYHNQFMVVNDCLHRYKFMAKWMFFFDVDEYIYVPPKTTIKSVLHSLSEYDQFTIEQMPMSSKICLSEDYGKTYRKWGFEKLVYRDSITGIRRDRKYAVQPRSLYATGVHMSMDLSGKTTHKTEGRIKYFHYHGTISERRETCKILVNTTQVTQNKIPYVMDTTMRDTAGVIKKFELKMIGTRLQKTRQ, encoded by the exons ATGGCAATGGCCAACAAGGAGAGGGAGAAGAAGTTCTTCTTTGTAGGGTCACTAGTAAACTACGCAGCTGAACTAAAGCTTCTTCTCGCAACTCTCTTCCTTCTTTGTGGTGTTGCCACTCTCCTTCAATTCCTCCCTTCGCGTTTCACCATTTCCTCCTCCGATCTCCGCTTCTGCATCTCAAGGGTGTCCCTAACACCCCCACCACCCTCTACACCCCCACCACCCTTTACATCACTTTCTACACCCCCAACACCACTCTCTTCCACCCAAAAACACCTTCCCAATGGCACCATCAAGCGTGTCTTCAACCCTCACGGCTCCGCGGCCTACAACTTCATCACCATGGGAGCATACAGAGGAGGACTCAACACCTTCGCCATCGTTGGCCTTTCTTCCAAGCCACTCCACGTTTATGGCAAACCCACCTACGTGTGTGAATGGATCCCTGATCTCCCTTCACTGCAAAACTCTTCAAAACCCATCATCACAAAAGGCCTCAAGTACCTCCCTGACTGGGGCTATGGCCACGTCTACACCGTGGTGGTAGTTAACTGCACCTTCAACGGCACCGCTGTCAATGGTGACAACACCGGTGGCAAGTTGGTGCTCCATGCTTCCACCTCAGGAGCCGGTGACACTGGCTTCAACGTCACCGACAGAATAGAGGTCCTCCATGAAGCACCGGGAGCTTTAAACGCTTCACTTTTCATGTCAAAGCCTAAGTATGACTACTTCTACTGTGGCTCTTCTCTCTATGGGAACTTAAACCCTCAGAGGGTGAGGGAGTGGATCGCTTACCACGTGAGGTTCTTCGGGCCAAAGTCGCATTTCGTGATTCATGATGCTGGTGGGGTGCATGAGGAGGTGCTTGAGGTGCTGAAGCCGTGGATGGAACTAGGGTTTGTGACATTGCAGGATATTAGGGACCAAGAGAGGTTTGATGGATACTATCATAACCAGTTCATGGTGGTCAATGATTGTCTTCATAGATACAAGTTCATGGCCAAGTGGATGTTCTTTTTCGATGTTGATGAGTACATTTATGTGCCTCCTAAGACTACTATCAAGTCCGTGCTTCACTCACTTTCGGAATACGACCAGTTCACCATTGAACAGATGCCTATGAGCAGCAAGATTTGCCTCTCTGAGGATTACGGCAAAACTTACAG GAAATGGGGTTTTGAAAAGCTTGTGTATAGAGACTCAATTACAGGAATTCGTAGAGATCGAAAATATGCAGTGCAACCACGGAGTTTGTATGCAACAGGGGTGCACATGTCAATGGATCTATCAGGAAAGACAACACACAAAACTGAAGGTAGGATCAAATACTTCCACTATCATGGAACCATAtcagaaaggagagaaacatgtAAAATACTCGTCAACACAACACAAGTCACCCAGAACAAAATTCCTTATGTGATGGACACCACAATGAGGGACACTGCTGGGGTAATCAAGAAATTTGAGCTCAAGATGATTGGAACAAGGTTGCAGAAGACAAGGCAATAA
- the LOC102659794 gene encoding uncharacterized protein, with protein sequence MEKGHKEHIMVKAQSQKKEEACHVSTTLAATDLHRPSLQPPKPKFLSLSLPNSANSSPSTLMEKKPKHRSIESPCQASTLIHQQQQTLIPLDEVGYMDQMQDDQLQDMQLRRSKSCGEGRASCAPSDEFDLWWAKPGAVERNNMHRNSFSKTEAILVSGKNVETCEDEGFKCTALCMYLPGFGKAKAVKTRKELGSEVEGCAVISRTVSLEKFECGSWASSALFHEINIEGDPINSSYFDLPLELIKCSANDVHSPVTSAFVFEKDLKTGFSTKSPRHVRFSTPSKPASPASCITPRLRKAREDFTAFLEAQSA encoded by the coding sequence ATGGAGAAGGGGCATAAAGAACATATTATGGTGAAAGCACAGtcacaaaagaaagaagaagcttGTCATGTTAGTACAACGTTGGCTGCCACTGATTTGCACCGTCCATCATTGCAACCTCCAAAGCCAAAATTCCTTAGCCTCAGTCTTCCAAATTCAGCCAATTCATCACCTTCAACTCTGATGGAGAAGAAACCGAAACACAGGAGCATAGAATCACCATGTCAAGCTAGTACACTCatccatcaacaacaacaaactctTATACCATTGGAtgaggtcggctacatggatcagaTGCAGGATGACCAACTGCAAGACATGCAGTTAAGGAGGAGCAAGTCATGTGGTGAGGGAAGAGCATCATGTGCACCCTCAGATGAATTTGATCTCTGGTGGGCCAAACCAGGTGCAGTGGAACGCAATAACATGCATCGTAACAGCTTCTCCAAAACTGAAGCCATTCTTGTGAGTGGCAAGAATGTGGAAACATGTGAAGATGAGGGCTTTAAGTGCACTGCACTTTGCATGTATCTACCAGGGTTTGGGAAAGCAAAGGCTGTTAAAACTAGAAAAGAATTAGGATCAGAAGTGGAAGGCTGTGCAGTAATATCAAGGACGGTATCTTTGGAAAAGTTTGAGTGTGGTTCTTGGGCTTCTTCTGCACTGTTCCATGAGATTAATATTGAAGGAGACCCCATAAATTCCTCATACTTTGATCTGCCACTGGAGTTGATCAAATGCAGTGCTAATGATGTTCATTCACCTGTTACCTCAGCTTTTGTGTTTGAGAAGGACCTTAAGACTGGTTTCTCTACAAAATCACCTCGCCATGTTCGGTTTTCCACACCATCAAAGCCTGCCTCTCCAGCATCCTGCATTACTCCTCGTTTAAGAAAAGCCAGAGAGGATTTCACAGCATTCTTAGAAGCACAAAGTGCATGA